Within the Oculatellaceae cyanobacterium genome, the region CGTGGTATCGATAAAGCAACCCAATACTTAGTAGACCAAATCAAAGAACACGCTCGTTCTGTTGAAGATTCCAAATCTATTGCCCAAGTTGGTGCTATCTCTGCTGGTAACGACGATGAAGTCGGTCAGATGATTGCCCAAGCTATGGACAAGGTGGGTAAAGAAGGTGTGATTTCCTTGGAAGAAGGAAAATCCATGACCACCGAATTAGAAATTACCGAAGGGATGCGCTTCGATAAAGGTTACATCTCTCCTTACTTCGCTACAGATATGGAGCGGATGGAAGCTGTTTTCGATGAGCCATTCATTCTGATTACCGACAAGAAGATTGCCTTAGTACAAGATTTAGTTCCAGTATTAGAGCAAGTTGCTCGTGCTGGTCGTCCTTTGGTAATTTTAGCTGAAGATATTGAAAAAGAAGCTTTAGCAACCTTAGTAGTTAACCGTCTGCGCGGTGTACTGAATGTAGCTGCGGTTAAGGCTCCTGGGTTTGGCGATCGCCGTAAGGCTATGCTGGAAGATATCGCTATCCTCACTGGTGGTCAATTAATCACCGAAGATGCTGGCTTGAAGCTCGACAGCGCCAAGCTAGATATGCTCGGTAAAGCTCGTCGCATCACCATCACCAAAGACAACACCACCATTGTTGCTGAAGGTAACGACCAAGCTGTTAAGTCTCGTTGCGAACAAATCCGTCGTCAGATGGAAGAAAGCGATTCTTCTTATGACAAAGAAAAACTCCAAGAGCGTTTGGCTAAATTGGCTGGTGGCGTAGCAGTAATTAAAGTTGGTGCTGCTACCGAAACCGAAATGAAGGACAAGAAACTGCGCTTAGAAGACGCAATCAACGCTACCAAGGCGGCTGTTGAAGAAGGTATCGTTCCTGGTGGTGGTACAACCCTAGCTCACCTGACTCCTCAGCTAGAAACTTGGGCAAACCAAAACCTGAAGAATGAAGAATTAACAGGTGCTTTGATTGTTTCCCGCGCTTTGGCTGCTCCTCTGAAGAGAATTGCTGAAAACGCTGGTCAAAACGGTGCAGTTATTGCTGAACGAGTCAAAGAAAAAGACTTCAACGTTGGCTTCAACGCTGCTAGCAACGAATTCGTTGATATGTTTGAAGCTGGTATTGTTGACCCTGCTAAGGTAACTCGTTCTGCACTACAAAACGCTGCTTCTATTGCTGGCATGGTGTTGACTACCGAGTGTATCGTTGTTGACAAGCCAGAACCAAAAGATGGCGCTCCTGCTGGTGCTGGCGCTGGTATGGGCGGCGACTTCGATTATTAATCTTAATCTAAGGTGGGTTTTGCCCACCTAAATAAAATAGCTGCTTCCAAAATTTGGAGGCAGCTATTTTTTCATACAAAAATATCAAACAAAAGGAGATTACTAACATTTGGTTCATGTAGGGGCGGGTTGCACAGTATCTTATTGGTAATTGCAGGATGTATGTCAACCCGCCCTGCTAAATATATCGGGGCAATAAATAGAATTTTAATAGGATTTTTTAGGTGTTAGGGCGGGTTTATTCCAATTTTTTATTAAAACTATACGGTATCTGTCAACCCGCGCCTACAAAATATATCTGGATAATATATATGATTTTTATGGCGCTTAGTTTTGGGGTTTGTGCGGGCTGATTTCAATTTTTAGCCATAATTATAGGAAATCTGTTAACCCGCCTC harbors:
- the groL gene encoding chaperonin GroEL (60 kDa chaperone family; promotes refolding of misfolded polypeptides especially under stressful conditions; forms two stacked rings of heptamers to form a barrel-shaped 14mer; ends can be capped by GroES; misfolded proteins enter the barrel where they are refolded when GroES binds), producing the protein MAKRIIYNENARRALEKGMDILAEAVAVTLGPKGRNVVLEKKFGAPQIVNDGVTIAKEIELEDHVENTGVALIRQAASKTNDAAGDGTTTATVLAHAMVKEGLRNVAAGANAIALKRGIDKATQYLVDQIKEHARSVEDSKSIAQVGAISAGNDDEVGQMIAQAMDKVGKEGVISLEEGKSMTTELEITEGMRFDKGYISPYFATDMERMEAVFDEPFILITDKKIALVQDLVPVLEQVARAGRPLVILAEDIEKEALATLVVNRLRGVLNVAAVKAPGFGDRRKAMLEDIAILTGGQLITEDAGLKLDSAKLDMLGKARRITITKDNTTIVAEGNDQAVKSRCEQIRRQMEESDSSYDKEKLQERLAKLAGGVAVIKVGAATETEMKDKKLRLEDAINATKAAVEEGIVPGGGTTLAHLTPQLETWANQNLKNEELTGALIVSRALAAPLKRIAENAGQNGAVIAERVKEKDFNVGFNAASNEFVDMFEAGIVDPAKVTRSALQNAASIAGMVLTTECIVVDKPEPKDGAPAGAGAGMGGDFDY